A single region of the Mercenaria mercenaria strain notata chromosome 6, MADL_Memer_1, whole genome shotgun sequence genome encodes:
- the LOC128546167 gene encoding uncharacterized protein LOC128546167 isoform X2: MSSRVDYTPWNDIFLTLHRRNELFHSPNYEMEDSKLDECIDEIVAILENEKELKARHDAQDAVLKLKQLKQENFIITTHNETEVCRDALASITYKSDELEQKIQNAKVDIDKKQAEATEAVGDEAKKVLRDALGESDNQNETLYERVRQLESERSNTRQRITFLESKIDTLDTINQSHKANSDYIEEKQEL; this comes from the exons ATGAGCAGCCGTGTTGACTACACGCCCTGGAATGATATATTTCTG actCTACACAGAAGAAATGAATTATTCCATTCACCGAACTATGAGATGGAAGACTCTAAGCTAGATGAATGTATAGATGAAATTGTAGCAATTCTTGAGAACGAAAAAGAATTGAAAGCAAGACATGATGCTCAAGACGCAGTCTTAAAACTAAAACAG TTGAAGCAAGAGAACTTTATCATTACCACGCACAACGAGACCGAGGTATGCAGAGATGCTCTAGCCTCCATAACCTACAAATCAGATGAGCTGGAACAAAAGATTCAAAATGCTAAAGTCGACATTGATAAGAAACAAGCAGAAGCCACTGAAGCAGTAGGTGATGAGGCAAAGAAAGTTTTACGAGACGCTTTGGGAGAATCAGACAATCAGAATGAGACACTGTATGAAAGAGTTAGGCAACTTGAATCAGAGCGTTCGAATACAAGACAA CGGATTACGTTCCTGGAGAGTAAAATAGACACGCTGGATACCATAAACCAAAGTCACAAAGCAAATTCAGACTACATTGAAGAAAAACAAG
- the LOC128558063 gene encoding piggyBac transposable element-derived protein 4-like produces MREKPDEKWREVTVADIKAYIGFQIVMGVIIAPRLDDYFSTDEMFGICGIKHRINRDRFDKINQYFHAADTSMNPHRGDAGHDKIAHVRPVLEKVRTSLSSAYRPHRESAIDEAMVAYTGRLSIKQYVPMKPTKRGIKVWVRADPHNGFINDFQVYLGKENNTGEYGLGERVVLDLTRDILNRGHHIYMDNFFTSVKLFEKLEENDTYTCGTVRAQRQGVPPQIRNANIKNQGESVIMQKRNMVALTWKDKRPVNLLSTNTDPRRQTTVLRRQKDGSRIDVPCPEVVKNYTKFMNGVDRADQLRALYSCGRKASKWWKYLFWFLVDISIVCGYILMKESPDHQRKSRNGRQKQLSMVDYRKSLAKQLIGIYMVRNKRKAMKENTSYADGSNCWVADMGKKRRCEHCKPRGIRREPRFGCEACGVNLCVECFKPYHLERFPDRYTR; encoded by the coding sequence ATGCGTGAAAAgccggacgaaaaatggcgcgaagtGACTGTGGCTGACATCAAGGCATACATTGGATTTCAAATCGTTATGGGAGTGATCATAGCACCACGACTTGATGACTATTTTTCAACTGATGAAATGTTCGGAATATGTGGAATCAAGCATAGAATTAATCGTGAtagatttgacaaaattaatcaGTACTTTCATGCCGCGGACACATCGATGAATCCACACAGAGGAGACGCCGGTCATGACAAAATCGCGCACGTGCGTCCTGTGCTTGAAAAAGTACGAACTTCACTGTCGTCTGCGTACCGGCCACACAGGGAGTCGGCAATTGACGAGGCAATGGTTGCTTACACCGGAAGGCTTTCCATCAAGCAGTATGTCCCGATGAAACCAACGAAGCGCGGGATAAAAGTATGGGTTCGGGCTGATCCGCACAATGGTTTTATCAACGACTTTCAGGTGTACCTTGGAAAGGAAAACAACACAGGAGAGTATGGTCTTGGCGAAAGAGTAGTGTTGGACCTAACTAGAGACATTTTAAATCGCGGGCATCATATTTACATGGACAACTTTTTCACGTCGGTGAAGTTATTTGAGAAGTTAGAGGAGAACGACACATATACCTGTGGAACTGTTCGAGCTCAGAGACAAGGGGTACCACCGCAAATACGGAATGCTAATATAAAGAACCAAGGAGAGTCTGTGATTATGCAAAAACGAAATATGGTTGCCTTGACATGGAAGGACAAGCGCCCTGTGAATTTGCTGTCAACAAACACTGATCCCCGACGGCAAACTACCGTTCTCCGACGTCAGAAAGATGGTTCCCGTATTGACGTGCCTTGTCCAGAAGTTGtgaaaaattacacaaaattcatGAATGGAGTAGATCGCGCAGACCAGCTTAGGGCATTATACTCCTGTGGTAGAAAAGCAAGTAAATGGTGGAAATATCTGTTTTGGTTTCTGGTGGATATTTCAATTGTGTGTGGGTACATTCTGATGAAGGAATCCCCTGATCATCAACGGAAGTCTCGAAACGGTAGACAAAAACAACTGTCTATGGTTGACTATCGCAAGTCGCTAGCAAAACAACTTATTGGTATCTACATGGTCAGAAACAAACGAAAAGCTATGAAAGAGAACACCTCATATGCCGACGGCTCGAATTGCTGGGTAGCGGACATGGGAAAGAAACGTCGGTGTGAACATTGCAAGCCCCGTGGTATCAGGCGCGAACCCCGATTTGGATGTGAAGCATGCGGCGTGAACCTGTGTGTAGAGTGCTTCAAACCATACCATCTAGAACGATTTCCGGACCGATATACTCGATGA
- the LOC128546167 gene encoding uncharacterized protein CXorf38 homolog isoform X1: MSNQEDLEKKKYRNWVRGGLAFKYLKEGIKEFANDVVQEEHKRIIQDVISGRSCNQCEIKNLQPLHTYKKDHAGRKKCPSGKNSCNSLYTNQQRCPVNVCDAIMEDILKNHASTPPSPNWNNTDIQKWCSAPWEIAKCFINAPGYSNKSTADDIDTSGLLHVFINNLSHRTHLSDDDIFVKTLHRRNELFHSPNYEMEDSKLDECIDEIVAILENEKELKARHDAQDAVLKLKQLKQENFIITTHNETEVCRDALASITYKSDELEQKIQNAKVDIDKKQAEATEAVGDEAKKVLRDALGESDNQNETLYERVRQLESERSNTRQRITFLESKIDTLDTINQSHKANSDYIEEKQEL, translated from the exons ATGAGTAACCAAGAAGATTTGGAGAAAAAGAAATACAGAAACTGGGTGAGAGGTGGACTGGCGTTTAAATATCTTAAAGAAGGTATCAAAGAATTTGCTAATGATGTGGTTCAAGAAGAACACAAGAGAATTATTCAGGATGTCATATCCGGACGCAGCTGTAACCAATGCGAAATTAAAAACCTGCAACCATTGCATACATATAAGAAAGATCATGCAGGCAGAAAGAAATGTCCCAGTGGCAAAAACAGCTGTAACTCTCTTTATACAAATCAACAACGATGTCCTGTAAACGTATGCGACGCTATTATGGAAGATATTCTAAAAAATCACGCATCGACACCGCCTTCACCAAACTGGAATAATACAGATATACAGAAGTGGTGTTCAGCTCCGTGGGAGATCGCAAAATGTTTCATCAATGCGCCAGGATATTCTAACAAGTCTACGGCTGACGATATTGACACTTCAGGGTTACTACATGTTTTTATCAACAACTTGAGTCACAGAACACATTTGTCTGACGACGATATATTCGTAAAG actCTACACAGAAGAAATGAATTATTCCATTCACCGAACTATGAGATGGAAGACTCTAAGCTAGATGAATGTATAGATGAAATTGTAGCAATTCTTGAGAACGAAAAAGAATTGAAAGCAAGACATGATGCTCAAGACGCAGTCTTAAAACTAAAACAG TTGAAGCAAGAGAACTTTATCATTACCACGCACAACGAGACCGAGGTATGCAGAGATGCTCTAGCCTCCATAACCTACAAATCAGATGAGCTGGAACAAAAGATTCAAAATGCTAAAGTCGACATTGATAAGAAACAAGCAGAAGCCACTGAAGCAGTAGGTGATGAGGCAAAGAAAGTTTTACGAGACGCTTTGGGAGAATCAGACAATCAGAATGAGACACTGTATGAAAGAGTTAGGCAACTTGAATCAGAGCGTTCGAATACAAGACAA CGGATTACGTTCCTGGAGAGTAAAATAGACACGCTGGATACCATAAACCAAAGTCACAAAGCAAATTCAGACTACATTGAAGAAAAACAAG